AGTCGCCTCGACGTCGAGATGGCGCTGCCGCTTCCCGAGGCGGTTCGACATCGCAGCGGGAGCTAAAGCCGCGGGTGCGTCGGGATCGGCATGGGGAAGAGCAACGGCTGTGCGGGAGGGCATCATGCGTTCCCTCCGTACAAGGCCGTAGGGACCGATAGCACAGTGCCTCCGGTTCCTTCGCGCGTAATAGGCGCTATGACCGGCTGCAAAGTAAGTCTGCGGCATCCCAGATGGTCGGGAAACGCGGTCCGTGTACTCACTGTGGTGTGAGCATCAAAGATGTTCAAAGCAGACCTCCACGGTCCGCCGAGGGTGATGAGCCGAGCTGGCGAAGAATGCCGGGACTGCACAGTCCGGCGTAGGATTATCTTCCGCTCCTGTGGCTCCTTCCTGGGCGACCTTCGTGGCGTTCTGCCCATTGTCCGGGATATGGCCCGGTCCGTAATTTGCAGCGCTGAGACCTTCGCGCCGTCAGTAATAATAGTATACCTCCCTGACGACCATGCAAACAAGCGTTCCATCAGTGCCGATCGCCAGTTCCGACCACGAACTGCGGCATCCACAGACCCCCATCAATAATGGCCGATAAAGGCGACTTAAATGGTCGTATATAGCCGCGATGACGCAATCAGTGCTTTGGTCCTTCCGAGGACGCACCCCTCCAGAGGCAGGCTCAATCCCGAACCTTCCGTTCGGGACTCAGCCTGTAGTCACGGTGAAAGATGCATTCGGAGTGTCTGCTCTGAACTATACGGGGCCGGTGACGCTCGCCATTAAGCCGGGCACGGGTGCCGCCGGCGCAGTTCTGTCAGGCACGACGATCGTAAACGCTGTAGCCGGTGTAGCAGCGTTCGCAGACTTGGGCATCGATAAGGCGGGCGATAACTACCAACTGACAGCGACTAGCGGATCGCTGCCACTTGCTGACAGCGCACCGTTCCTCGTGGGTGTCGGGCTGGCAAAGGCGTGGGGAGGAAACAGCTACGGCCAACTTGGCGACGGCTCAACAACGAGCCGGAACACGCCGGTACAGGTTTCTGGCCTGGCGAACGTTGCCTCGCTAAGCAGCGGAGGATATCACAGCCTGGCATTGACTACGGACGGAAAGGTGATGGCATGGGGGAGCAACTCTGCCGGCCAGCTCGGTAACGGAACGACCACAGATTCCGCGTCCCCTGAGCAAGTTCACGAACTCACGAACGTGTCCCGGGTGAGCGCGGGAACGTATCATAATCTGGCCGTAAAGGCTGACGGCACTGTGTGGGCGTGGGGGAGCAATGGCGACGGCCAGCTTGGCGATAACACTAACACTAGCCGTGACGTTCCTGTGGAGGTCGTCGGCCTCACGACCGTGATGGCGGTTAGCGCCGGATCTGCTCATTGCTTGGCGGTGAAGACCGACGGCACGGTGTGGGCATGGGGCGATAACTCCTACGGCCAACTCGGCGACGGAACGGCGTTCGATCGGTATTCCCCGATCCAGATTTCCTCGCTAACTGACGTTGTCTCGGTGAGCGCCTCTGATCAACACAGCCTTGCGGTGAAGAAGGACGGGACAGTATGGGCCTGGGGGTCCAATCGGTACGGCCAAATCGGCGACGGAACGACTATCGATCGCAATACGCCGGTTCAGGTCACGGGATTGAGCAACATCGTCTCAGTGAGCTCTGGATTTGCTCACGGCCTTGCCGTGAAGAGAGACGGTACGGTATGGGCGTGGGGCCGAAACAGGTACGGCCAAATCGGCGATGGAACAACGATTGATCGAAGTCTGCCGGTTCAACTCGCTGATCTATCTGGCATTGTCTCGGCCGACGCGCAGCGCTTCCACAGCCTGGCCGTGAGGGCGGACGGCAATGTGTGGGCGTGGGGATTCAACGGCAACGGCCAGCTTGGTGATGGGACGGCGATTAACCGCCTGACACCCGTCCAAGTGCCCGATCTGGTCCACGCCAAGTCGGTGAGCGCAGGGGAAGAACACGGACTCGCACTGGTGAACGGATCGCTCCAGGACCATTAGTCATGCACAACCAGCCCGAACGGCGTCCTCGGCATATCGTGTGCTGATGATGATGGGTGCCATTTTTGTCGCCGCGCTGAACCACGCCGGCCGCCCGTTGCGACGATGGGGCGACTTGCCAGGCATAAATCGGCACGAAAACGCGAATGCCGTCTTTCGCAACCTGGCGCAGGCGAGTGTTGGGCCGGTTTGCCCAAGGGACTATGTCTGCGCGCAAAGGCGTGCGACTTTCCGTATCACGGCAGCTGCAGTCCCTAACTGCCCGGTTCGGGGCGCTGCCCAACTCTGACGGAACAGCACAGCATGCCAACCCGTTGGGTGATACCTTCGAGGGCACCGTAGTCCGCAGCCTCCAACTGCGTCGAGTTGCACGAGAGCATCAATACCCGTATGTTTTCCACGGGTTCAGCGATTCCTGATCAACAGTGAGGTTGACTCTCGACATCAATACCCGCATAATAACAGCGGGTAACGACAACAATGATCAACCAGAACGGATCCAGAGTCCAGGCCTTCCTTCGCCGCCACACGGTCTTCACGCACGCAGAGTTCGCGCGGTGGATCGGCGCCGATGGGCCTGACAACAGACGCACTGAATCGCTCCTGAGATACTACGTAGAAGCGGGGCGGCTTCTTCGTCCACGGCGTGGCCTCTATGTCTCATCGGGGGCGACCGACCCGTACCTCGTCGCCGGCAAACTCAGTGACGATTCCATTCTCGCCTACCACACTGCCCTGGCGTTCCACGGACGTGCCCACTCGGTCTCGCACGTCTTCTACCACTTGAGTCGCCGTGCCGCGCGGCCCCTCGTCCTTGGATCAGACGCATTCGAAACGGTACCCTTCCCGAAGGCCCTTCGTGACCGAGGCGCGGAGGCAACCGGCGTCGTATCGGTCGACCGTCAAGGCCAGGACGTGAGGGCTACAACCCTGGAACGGACGATGGTGGACGTTTTAGACCGGCCGGATCTCGGCGGTGGTTGGGAAGAGGTATGGCG
This DNA window, taken from Armatimonadota bacterium, encodes the following:
- a CDS encoding transcriptional regulator, which encodes MINQNGSRVQAFLRRHTVFTHAEFARWIGADGPDNRRTESLLRYYVEAGRLLRPRRGLYVSSGATDPYLVAGKLSDDSILAYHTALAFHGRAHSVSHVFYHLSRRAARPLVLGSDAFETVPFPKALRDRGAEATGVVSVDRQGQDVRATTLERTMVDVLDRPDLGGGWEEVWRSLESVEFFDLDAVIEYALLLGNSTTVAKVGLFLEEHSEPLMVEETYLKRLEEHRPRGRHYLSRKDDGPSRLVPRWNLIVPSMILDREWEEPA